The Candidatus Krumholzibacteriia bacterium genome contains the following window.
GGTGGCGAGCGCGCCGCCGCTCCGCCTCATCCGCCCGGTGAGCCGCAAGTCGGCAAAGCTCACCGACAAGCTCACCTGGGGCATCGAGCGCCTCGGCATCCCCGAGCTGTGGAAAGAGGGCCTGACCGGCAAGGGGATCCGCGTCGGTCACCTGGACACGGGCGCCGACGGCAAACACCCGGCGCTCCGTGACGCCATCGTCAGCTTCGCCGAGTTCGATTGGCTCGGCCGCAAGACACGAGACGCGACACCCCGGGACACCCAGGACCATGGCACCCATACCGCGGGAACCATCGCCGGCCGGCCGGTCGCCGGCAGGGCGATCGGCATGGCGCCGAAGGCGGACCTGTGCTCGGCCCTCGTCATCGAGGGTGGCGACGTCGTCGCCCGCGTCCTCGGCGGCATGGACTGGGTCGTCGGCCAAGGGTGCAAGGTCCTCAGCATGTCCCTCGGCTTTCCCGGCTTCTGGGACGACTTCCTGCAGCTGACGCGGATCCTGCGGCAGCGCGGCGTGCTCCCGGTCTTCGCCGTGGGCAACGAGGGTCCAGGCACGAGCCGCTCACCGGGCAACTACGCCGAGGCGCTCTCCGTGGGCGCCAGCGCCGAAGACGATACCGTGGCCGATTTCTCCTCCAGCGACCGGTTCCGGCGCCGGAAGGACCCGGTCGTTCCCGATGTGCTGGCCCCAGGCGTCGGCGTCGTTTCGGCCCTGCCCGGCGGCGGTTACCAGAGCATGTCGGGGACGTCGATGGCGACGCCCCACGTCGCTGGATTGGCCGCACTCCTCTGGGAAGCCAAACCAGCGGCCACGCCGAATCAGGTGGAGAAGGCGATCTTCGAATCCTGCGTCCGCCTCGAGGGCGTCCCCGTGGACCGCCAGGGCCGAGGTGTGCCGGTGGCCAAACGGGCGCTGCAACGGCTCATGGGCCGCGATCTCGGCGGTCGCCGGCATACGACTCCGAGGCGGTCGCGGTCGCGGTGATATACTCGCGACAGCAACTCCCCCGGAGTCCGTGCATGGCGAGAATCCACAAAGAGCTGAAGCGTCAGCTCTCGGCTGCGGCCTTGGCGGAGCGGCGTGATCCTGCAGCTTCCTCTCGTCCCCTCGAAGCGGTGGTGCACTTCCGGGCCCCTGGAGCCCGCCCCGCGGCGGATCCAGAACAGGTGCAAGCGATGGCGCGGAAGGTCCTGGCGCGCGTGCAAGAACTCACCAGCGAGACACCGCTGGCCTACAACGTTTTCGCCAACCTTCAATCCATGGTTGTGCAAGCAAGCCGCACCTTCATCGAAAAGCTCGTCGAGCAGCCGGAGATCGCTTCGGCCCTGGCGAATCGAATCGAGAAAGCGCCTGGGGCCGAGGGAGACTCGCCAGACCCCAACTGACGAGATGTCAGAGGCCCGCCTGACAGCGCTTCCTTTCAGGGTTCGCCTGATCTAGCGACGGTACGGAAGTTGCGATTGTCCTCCGCGGGGGTGGGCTCGCATGCGCCACACGGCCCGCGGAGACGGACTCCTACTCCACTTCGCGGCCCCATGGGGCACTGCAGTCCGCTTCCCTCCCGCCGCCCGGGCTGGAGCCCCCGACAACAAGTGGGCGTACGGAGACATCGTGCCGCTGTCGATGTCGTCTCTAGAGGCCGCGACCCGTCCTGACACGACGAGCCTGTATTTCTTACCGATGCAGCCTTCGAGGGCGGTCTTGGAAAGCAGAAAACTCAACCTGCGGCAATGAGTTAGAATGCGACTAGGCGCCGGCGGGTGGGTCGCGAGACGAGGTCGAGATGGAAGCGCCAAGCTCAGGATCCCTCCAGGGCTCGAAGCGAGGGGCTCGGAGAGCCCAGCTTTTCGCACGCATCACCGTCCTCGCGGTTGCCGTGTGTCTCCTGGCTGCAGGCGGAGCCCTCCTCTCCCCTACCTGGGCCCTCGACGCCGCCGTGGAACCCTACGATCCGCCCGCGACCTGCCCGCTCTGTGCCCGTGACCTCGCCGTACCCGTCGTGCGGCTCACACCGGCCTTTCTCGATTCTCTGGCTGGGGCCCGGGCGCAGGCCAATCAGGCGCAGATCGCGCGCATCGATTCTCTCTTCCGGGCGGGCTATTACGGCTCGCCCAAGACGCACGAGGCGCGGCGTGCGGCCCATCTCGTCGCCCGCCTCACGCTGATCAACGGCTACCCGGATCTCATCCGCCTCGCCGGCGACAGGACGCGGGTGTACGAAGCGGACGAGGCCACGCTGCGAGCCGTGAACGAGAATTATTCCGACGTCCTCCTGTTCGCTGCCGCACGACTCGAGCGCGTCCGACTCGGACTCGGGCGCGCCTGCTTGCACTACGACGTGGAAACAAAGGGAGAAGGGCAGTCAGCGCACGGTGGCAAGCGCCTGCGCTGGCGGGTGACGGAAGCCACGGTCGGAGGCAAGACGCGGCGTCTGCTCAGCCTGGACCTGCCGACCGCCACGGACGACGTGGTCGAGGTCCTCCTCGCACCGCACTACACCTTCCAGGTGGAATACGACCGCATCGAGGGGCCGCCGGCTCCCTACGATTTCTACCTCGTGCACGACATCCAGGGAGGCTGGCTGCGGCGGTCGGGCACGCACCGGCCGATGGCTTTCATGTACTGGGTGACGCCTCTCTCACCGGTCGGCGCCGAGATGGTGAAGGTTTCGTCCGATGCGGGCGGGACCAACGGCAGACACACCGTTCCTGCCGTCGATGTCCCGGAGACGCCTCTCGTGGGGGTGCGCGTCTACATCCCGGGGCTGCGGCTCCGTCTGCCGGCCTTCCTGCCGGACATCAACTTCGACGATCTGCGCGAACTCGAGCCTCCCATGCCGATCCTGGAGATGGAGTACTTGAAGGAGAAGAACCAGCCCTCGTGGTTGGGCTCCTCCGACCACGACGGCTTCAAGGACTGGAAGGGCTACGGGCCCCTACCGGCGGCGATCCGCTCGCGCTTCCCGGATCAGTGACGCCGGCATTCTCCACCGTTCCTCGGCCGCTGCGCGCCAGCCAGTCGTGATAGAGCTCCGGGCGGCGATCGCGCAGGAACAGCCGGCGCGCGTGCGAGGTCCCCACGGCGCCGAGGTCGAGGTCGCAGAGCAAGATCTCCTCGCTGCCGGAGCCGGCGCGCGCCACGACGATGCCCGCGGGATCGCAGACGAACGACGCGCCGGCGAAGGTGACCTTCGGCTCCTCCCCCACGCGGTTGCAGAGTGCGGTGAAGTAACCGTTCTGGAAGGCGGCGACGCGGAGCTCGGCTTCGAAGACTCCTTCGGGCCACTCGCCCACGCTGCCTGCTTGCGGCACCACCACGAGCTCGGCGCCACCGAGAGCGAGCGCCCGCATGTACTCCGGGTAATGACGGTCGTAGCAGATGGCGACGCCGATCCTGCCGCAAGCCGTGTCGAAGACCGGGGCGCCGCGGTCCCCCGGTGTGTAGTACCCCTGCTCGTGGAAACAGGCGTAGTCGGTGATGTGGACCATCCGTGTCTTGCCGCGGAGAGTCCCGTCCGCATCGATGACGGGTGAGGTGTCGTAGGTGCTGGCGCCATCGCGCTCGAAGAGGTTGAGCACGATGACCACACCCAGGTCGGCGGCGAGGCGAGAGAATTCCGCCGTCGTCGGCCCGGGCACGGGCTCCGCCAGCGACAGGATCTCCGGCGTGGCGGTCGTCTGTGGATAGAAGGGGTCGAAGCCCAGCTCGGCGAAGCAAACCAGTTGGGCGCCGCGACGCGCCGCCGCCTCGACGGCCTCCAGGCCCCGTCGTCGGTTGGCCTGGAGGTCCATCGTGGCGCGTTGCTGCACCAAGGCGATGCGCGTACGGCGGCTCAGATCCGCTCCGTTCCCCGGCGTGCGGCTCTCACCGAGCCGCAGGCTTGTGCTCGAGCTTGATCACCGCGAGCACGGCCCCCGTCGGGTCCTGCATCACCGAGAAGCGACCCACGTTGGGAATGCTCGTGGGCTGCACGAGGAGCTTCCCGCCGAACTTCGTCGCTTTGGCCGCGGCGGCATCGCAGTCCGTCACCATCACGTAGGGCAGCCAATGCGGCGGGGCGTTCCCGTGCTGCGGTGTCATCTCCATCATGCCGCCGACCGACGTGCCGCCGACCTGGAACTCGGTGTACTTCATGGGGCCGGTGTCTTCCTTGGCATTCCAGTCGAGGAGCTCGGTGTAGAACAG
Protein-coding sequences here:
- a CDS encoding S8 family serine peptidase, yielding MSQLMLNEMKAYGVSSVLVFLKPDAVGEPVLQHFSHFENSQTSALAAAVGARRGAVPAGRYYPNLGVLLGTVNRDGLAALRSDQRVRRVASAPPLRLIRPVSRKSAKLTDKLTWGIERLGIPELWKEGLTGKGIRVGHLDTGADGKHPALRDAIVSFAEFDWLGRKTRDATPRDTQDHGTHTAGTIAGRPVAGRAIGMAPKADLCSALVIEGGDVVARVLGGMDWVVGQGCKVLSMSLGFPGFWDDFLQLTRILRQRGVLPVFAVGNEGPGTSRSPGNYAEALSVGASAEDDTVADFSSSDRFRRRKDPVVPDVLAPGVGVVSALPGGGYQSMSGTSMATPHVAGLAALLWEAKPAATPNQVEKAIFESCVRLEGVPVDRQGRGVPVAKRALQRLMGRDLGGRRHTTPRRSRSR
- a CDS encoding nitrilase-related carbon-nitrogen hydrolase — encoded protein: MQQRATMDLQANRRRGLEAVEAAARRGAQLVCFAELGFDPFYPQTTATPEILSLAEPVPGPTTAEFSRLAADLGVVIVLNLFERDGASTYDTSPVIDADGTLRGKTRMVHITDYACFHEQGYYTPGDRGAPVFDTACGRIGVAICYDRHYPEYMRALALGGAELVVVPQAGSVGEWPEGVFEAELRVAAFQNGYFTALCNRVGEEPKVTFAGASFVCDPAGIVVARAGSGSEEILLCDLDLGAVGTSHARRLFLRDRRPELYHDWLARSGRGTVENAGVTDPGSASGSPPVGARSPSSP